One genomic segment of Streptomyces sp. NBC_00239 includes these proteins:
- a CDS encoding GNAT family N-acetyltransferase, with translation MTDLRIRAATPTDAETVLAFWKTAAEGTSITDDADGVTRLIARDPDALILAESDGLLVGSVIAGYDGWRCSLYRLAVLPSHRRQGISTALLDAAEQRFRALGGRRGDAMVLVENQRAQHAWTAAGYRQEDRWRRWVKRLV, from the coding sequence ATGACCGACCTGCGCATACGGGCCGCCACGCCGACCGACGCCGAGACCGTGCTCGCGTTCTGGAAGACCGCCGCCGAGGGCACCTCCATCACGGACGACGCGGACGGCGTCACCCGGCTCATCGCCCGCGACCCCGACGCCCTGATCCTCGCGGAGTCCGACGGGCTCCTCGTGGGTTCCGTGATCGCCGGCTACGACGGCTGGCGGTGCTCCCTCTACCGGCTCGCCGTGCTGCCCTCCCACCGCCGTCAGGGCATCTCCACCGCGCTCCTCGACGCGGCCGAGCAGCGCTTCCGCGCCCTCGGCGGCCGGCGCGGCGACGCCATGGTCCTAGTCGAGAACCAGCGCGCCCAGCACGCCTGGACCGCGGCCGGCTACCGGCAGGAGGACCGCTGGCGGCGCTGGGTGAAGCGCCTCGTCTAG
- a CDS encoding 8-amino-7-oxononanoate synthase: MPQEALPDALPHAPAVPPAATLPRPAADVFGWIDDAAEARERAGLVRTLRPRPAVSGLLDLASNDYLGLTHHPETVAAAAEAAQRWGAGATGSRLVTGTTELHAELERELADFCGFEAALVLSSGYAANLAAVTALSGRGTLVVSDAANHASIVDGCRLSRAETAIVPHSDPEAVAKTLGAHEGRALVVTDSVFSVDGDAAPLAAHAAACREHGAALLVDDAHGLGVLGEGGRGALAAAGLAGAADVVATLTLSKSLGSQGGAVLGPAKVIRHLVNTARTFIFDTGLAPAAAGAALGSLRLLRREPERAARAREVAATLYGRLTASGLTAARPDAAVVSVRAPSPSAALRWAADCREAGLSVGCFRPPSVPDGISRLRLTARADLTGDEIARAVETILRTAPAAAGSAD, translated from the coding sequence ATGCCGCAGGAAGCACTCCCGGACGCACTCCCGCACGCTCCCGCCGTCCCGCCCGCCGCCACCCTCCCGCGCCCGGCCGCGGACGTGTTCGGCTGGATCGACGACGCGGCCGAGGCGCGCGAACGGGCCGGTCTGGTCCGCACCCTGCGCCCGCGCCCGGCCGTCTCCGGCCTCCTCGACCTCGCGAGCAACGACTACCTCGGCCTGACCCACCACCCGGAGACGGTCGCCGCGGCCGCCGAGGCCGCGCAGCGCTGGGGGGCCGGCGCGACCGGCTCCCGTCTGGTGACCGGCACCACCGAACTGCACGCCGAGCTGGAACGCGAACTGGCCGATTTCTGCGGGTTCGAGGCGGCTCTGGTGCTGTCGTCCGGATACGCGGCGAACCTCGCGGCGGTCACCGCGCTCAGCGGCCGCGGCACCCTGGTGGTCTCGGACGCCGCGAACCACGCCTCGATCGTCGACGGCTGCCGCCTCTCGCGCGCCGAGACCGCGATCGTCCCGCACTCCGACCCGGAGGCGGTCGCCAAGACCCTCGGGGCCCACGAGGGCCGGGCGCTGGTCGTCACCGACTCGGTCTTCTCCGTGGACGGCGACGCCGCCCCGCTCGCCGCCCACGCGGCGGCCTGCCGGGAACACGGCGCGGCCCTGCTCGTCGACGACGCGCACGGGCTGGGGGTCCTCGGTGAGGGCGGCCGCGGGGCGCTCGCCGCCGCCGGCCTGGCGGGCGCGGCCGACGTCGTCGCCACGCTCACCCTGTCCAAGTCCCTGGGCAGCCAGGGCGGGGCCGTGCTCGGCCCGGCCAAGGTGATCCGGCACCTGGTGAACACCGCCCGGACCTTCATCTTCGACACGGGCCTCGCCCCCGCCGCCGCCGGTGCGGCGCTCGGCAGCCTGCGCCTGCTGCGCCGGGAGCCGGAACGCGCGGCCAGGGCCCGTGAGGTCGCCGCCACGCTGTACGGGCGGCTGACCGCGTCCGGCCTGACTGCCGCCAGGCCGGACGCGGCCGTCGTCTCGGTGCGGGCCCCGTCGCCTTCGGCGGCACTGCGCTGGGCCGCCGACTGCCGCGAGGCAGGACTGTCCGTGGGGTGTTTCCGGCCGCCGTCCGTACCCGACGGCATCTCCCGGCTGCGGCTGACTGCGCGCGCCGATCTCACGGGGGACG
- a CDS encoding class I SAM-dependent methyltransferase yields the protein MPPRAHGPQSPRTAVNHPVFARFYARVSVQADIRGGLAAVRAELLAGLSGRVIEIGAGNGLNFPHYPRAVSEVVAIEPEPTLRRLALRAAYRSDVPVDVVPATAEALPVKSEAFDAAVCSLVLCTVRDLPRSLAELHRVLRPGGEVRFFEHGLAPGPAMAAVQRGLDRTLWPRLFGGCHTSRDALAALEAAGFDITSQRGLRIPERGPALPTSYCVLGSARRPPA from the coding sequence ATGCCCCCGCGAGCCCACGGGCCGCAGTCGCCCCGCACCGCCGTCAACCATCCCGTGTTCGCGCGTTTCTACGCCCGCGTGAGCGTGCAGGCCGACATCCGCGGCGGTCTCGCCGCGGTCCGCGCCGAGCTGCTGGCCGGCCTCTCCGGCCGCGTCATCGAGATCGGCGCCGGCAACGGCCTGAACTTCCCGCACTACCCGCGTGCCGTCTCCGAGGTCGTCGCGATCGAACCCGAGCCCACCCTGCGCCGGCTCGCCCTGCGCGCCGCGTACCGCTCCGACGTGCCGGTGGACGTCGTACCGGCGACCGCCGAGGCGCTGCCCGTCAAGAGCGAGGCCTTCGACGCCGCCGTGTGCTCCCTGGTCCTGTGCACCGTACGCGACCTGCCGCGCTCGCTCGCGGAGCTCCACCGGGTGCTGCGCCCCGGCGGCGAAGTGCGCTTCTTCGAACACGGGCTGGCCCCCGGCCCCGCCATGGCGGCCGTACAGCGCGGCCTCGACCGCACCCTGTGGCCCCGGCTGTTCGGCGGCTGCCACACCTCGCGCGACGCGCTGGCCGCCCTGGAGGCCGCCGGCTTCGACATCACCTCCCAGCGGGGCCTGCGCATCCCCGAGCGCGGCCCGGCCCTCCCCACCTCCTACTGCGTCCTCGGCTCCGCCCGCCGCCCGCCGGCCTGA
- a CDS encoding hemolysin family protein, translated as MTEVLLLLVALLLCLACGGFVAAEFSLTTVERAELEKAVERGERGAASALTAARSLTFQLSGAQLGITVTGLVIGMISKPSIAALLQKPFEALGLSAGAASSTALLLGTVLSTVVLMVVGELVPKNWAISSPLAVAKRVATGQRAFSTAFKPLIRHLNNTANRLVRAFGLEPAEELASARTPQELVALARHSAKAGALEKDTAELFVRTLNLADLTAENVMTPRVQVTALDVQTTAEDVANATLATGLSRFPVYRGSLDTVVGTVHIKDVLALPAEERHRYPVSQLLREPLLVPESLTVDRLLDRLSGRRTMAVVIDEYGGTAGVATLEDIVEEVVGEVRDEHDPHETPDLAPAGTDADGRRLFSADGAARTDQLERIGLRVPDGPYETLAGLIATELGRIPAVGDTLELGGWRLDVVDASGRRAARVLLHVPAAAPEPPGRPERSADRTRRSHGRNKKSTGDTDGTGDTHGPGTEQGR; from the coding sequence ATGACCGAAGTGCTTCTGCTCCTCGTGGCGCTGCTGCTCTGCCTTGCCTGCGGGGGGTTCGTCGCGGCCGAGTTCTCGTTGACGACCGTCGAGCGGGCCGAACTCGAAAAGGCCGTGGAGCGCGGCGAGCGGGGCGCGGCCAGCGCGCTCACCGCCGCGCGGAGCCTCACGTTCCAGCTCTCCGGCGCCCAGCTGGGCATCACCGTGACCGGCCTGGTCATCGGCATGATCTCCAAGCCCTCGATCGCCGCCCTGCTGCAGAAGCCCTTCGAGGCCCTCGGGCTGTCCGCCGGCGCGGCCTCGTCCACGGCGCTGCTCCTCGGCACCGTGCTCTCCACGGTCGTCCTGATGGTCGTCGGCGAACTCGTGCCCAAGAACTGGGCCATCTCCTCTCCGCTGGCCGTCGCCAAACGCGTGGCCACCGGCCAGCGGGCCTTCAGCACGGCCTTCAAGCCCCTGATCCGGCACCTGAACAACACCGCGAACCGCTTGGTGCGCGCGTTCGGCCTGGAGCCGGCCGAGGAACTGGCCTCCGCCCGCACCCCGCAGGAGCTCGTGGCGCTGGCCCGGCACTCCGCGAAGGCGGGCGCGCTGGAGAAGGACACCGCCGAACTGTTCGTCCGCACCCTCAACCTGGCCGACCTCACCGCCGAGAACGTCATGACCCCGCGCGTGCAGGTCACGGCCCTCGACGTGCAGACCACCGCGGAGGACGTCGCCAACGCGACGCTGGCCACCGGTCTGTCCCGTTTCCCGGTGTACCGGGGCAGCCTCGACACGGTCGTCGGCACCGTCCACATCAAGGACGTCCTGGCGCTGCCGGCCGAGGAGCGCCACCGGTACCCGGTGTCGCAGCTGCTGCGCGAACCGCTGCTCGTCCCCGAGTCACTGACCGTCGACCGACTGCTGGACCGGCTGTCCGGCCGCCGCACCATGGCCGTGGTGATCGACGAGTACGGCGGCACGGCAGGCGTGGCGACCCTGGAGGACATCGTCGAGGAGGTCGTCGGCGAGGTGCGCGACGAGCACGACCCGCACGAGACCCCCGACCTGGCCCCGGCCGGCACCGACGCCGACGGGCGCCGGCTGTTCTCGGCCGACGGCGCCGCGCGAACCGACCAGCTGGAGCGGATAGGGCTGCGGGTGCCGGACGGCCCGTACGAGACCCTGGCCGGGCTGATCGCGACGGAGCTGGGCCGGATCCCGGCCGTGGGCGACACGCTGGAGCTGGGCGGCTGGCGGCTCGACGTTGTGGACGCCTCGGGACGCCGCGCGGCGCGCGTCCTGCTGCACGTGCCCGCGGCCGCCCCGGAGCCGCCGGGCCGACCGGAGCGCTCCGCCGACCGGACCCGCCGGTCGCACGGCCGGAACAAGAAGTCGACGGGTGACACGGACGGGACGGGCGACACGCACGGCCCCGGGACGGAGCAGGGCCGATGA
- the bioD gene encoding dethiobiotin synthase, giving the protein MGIVVVSGTGTEIGKTVVTSAVAAAALAAGRTVAVLKPAQTGVAPGEHGDVAEVTRLAGAAVTGVELARYPEPLAPERAAARSGLPPVTPQEVAEAAAKLAADHDLVLVEGAGGLLVRFDDAGHTLADAARLLDAPVLVVAPAGLGTLNTATLTGEALRARGIAQLGVVVGSWPTAPDLAARCNLADLPVAARAPLLGALPQGAAALAPESFRTSAASWLAPELGGTWSSEDFLAAWV; this is encoded by the coding sequence ATGGGAATCGTGGTGGTGTCCGGTACGGGCACGGAGATCGGCAAGACCGTGGTGACCTCGGCGGTCGCGGCGGCGGCGCTGGCGGCCGGGCGGACGGTGGCCGTCCTGAAGCCGGCGCAGACCGGCGTGGCACCGGGCGAGCACGGTGACGTGGCGGAGGTGACCCGGCTGGCGGGCGCCGCGGTGACGGGCGTGGAGCTGGCCCGGTATCCGGAGCCGCTGGCTCCGGAGCGGGCCGCGGCCCGCTCCGGGCTGCCGCCGGTCACCCCTCAGGAGGTGGCAGAGGCCGCCGCGAAGCTGGCCGCGGACCACGACCTGGTGCTGGTCGAGGGCGCGGGCGGCCTGCTCGTACGGTTCGACGACGCCGGGCACACGCTGGCCGACGCGGCGCGGCTGCTGGACGCGCCGGTGCTGGTCGTGGCCCCGGCCGGGCTCGGCACGCTGAACACGGCGACCCTGACCGGCGAGGCACTGCGGGCCCGGGGGATCGCGCAGCTGGGCGTCGTGGTGGGCAGCTGGCCCACCGCGCCGGACCTGGCCGCGCGCTGCAACCTCGCCGACCTCCCGGTGGCCGCACGGGCCCCCCTGCTGGGCGCCCTCCCCCAGGGCGCGGCCGCCCTGGCCCCGGAGTCCTTCCGCACGTCGGCCGCCTCGTGGCTGGCCCCGGAACTCGGCGGCACCTGGTCCTCCGAGGACTTCCTGGCCGCCTGGGTTTGA
- the bioB gene encoding biotin synthase BioB yields MDLLNTLVDKGLRRELPTREEALAVLATSDDELLDVVAAAGKVRRQWFGRRVKLNYLVNLKSGLCPEDCSYCSQRLGSKAEILKYTWLKPEEASQAAAAGVAGGAKRVCLVASGRGPTDRDVDRVSKTIEAIKEQNEGVEVCACLGLLSDGQAERLRDAGADAYNHNLNTSEATYGQITKTHTYADRVDTVQKAHAAGLSACSGLIAGMGESDEDLVDVVYSLRELDPDSVPVNFLIPFEGTPLAQEWNLTPQRCLRILAMVRFVCPDVEVRLAGGREVHLRTMQPLALQLVNSIFLGDYLTSEGQAGQADLDMIADAGFEVEGAGTTTLPKHRADALAGGCGSHAAPAEGGGCGSHAADSDGGGCGGHAGGGCGPCGGAVSAEDAGSASSASSAEPAVAAAAADPSAARPDLVAVRRRGAGTDLAPNA; encoded by the coding sequence ATGGACCTGCTGAACACCCTGGTGGACAAGGGGCTGCGGCGTGAGCTGCCGACCCGCGAAGAGGCGCTCGCCGTACTGGCGACCTCCGACGACGAACTGCTCGACGTGGTGGCCGCGGCCGGCAAGGTGCGGCGCCAGTGGTTCGGTCGCCGGGTCAAGCTGAACTACCTCGTGAACCTCAAGTCCGGGCTGTGTCCGGAGGACTGCTCGTACTGCTCCCAGCGCCTCGGCTCGAAGGCCGAGATCCTCAAGTACACGTGGCTGAAGCCCGAGGAGGCCTCGCAGGCCGCCGCCGCCGGTGTGGCGGGCGGCGCCAAGCGGGTGTGCCTGGTCGCGAGCGGCCGCGGTCCGACGGACCGGGACGTGGACCGGGTCTCGAAGACCATCGAGGCCATCAAGGAGCAGAACGAGGGCGTCGAGGTCTGCGCCTGCCTGGGCCTGCTGTCGGACGGCCAGGCCGAGCGGCTCCGCGACGCCGGCGCCGACGCGTACAACCACAACCTCAACACGTCCGAGGCGACGTACGGGCAGATCACCAAGACGCACACGTACGCGGACCGCGTCGACACCGTGCAGAAGGCGCACGCGGCCGGGCTGTCCGCCTGCTCCGGTCTGATCGCGGGCATGGGCGAGAGCGACGAGGACCTCGTCGACGTCGTCTACTCGCTGCGCGAGCTGGACCCGGACTCGGTGCCGGTCAACTTCCTGATCCCCTTCGAGGGCACCCCGCTGGCCCAGGAGTGGAACCTCACGCCGCAGCGCTGCCTGCGGATCCTCGCGATGGTGCGGTTCGTCTGCCCCGACGTCGAGGTCCGGCTCGCGGGCGGCCGCGAGGTGCACCTGCGCACCATGCAGCCGCTGGCGCTCCAGCTGGTCAACTCGATCTTCCTCGGCGACTACCTGACCAGTGAGGGGCAGGCCGGTCAGGCCGACCTCGACATGATCGCGGACGCCGGCTTCGAGGTGGAGGGGGCGGGCACCACGACCCTGCCCAAGCACCGGGCCGACGCGCTCGCCGGCGGCTGCGGCTCGCACGCGGCGCCCGCCGAGGGCGGCGGCTGCGGCTCGCACGCCGCGGACTCCGACGGCGGCGGCTGCGGTGGGCACGCGGGCGGCGGCTGCGGCCCGTGCGGCGGCGCGGTGTCCGCCGAGGACGCCGGGTCCGCCTCGTCCGCTTCGTCCGCCGAGCCGGCCGTGGCCGCGGCCGCGGCCGACCCGTCGGCCGCGCGCCCCGACCTGGTGGCCGTGCGCCGCCGCGGCGCCGGAACGGACCTCGCGCCCAATGCGTGA
- a CDS encoding adenosylmethionine--8-amino-7-oxononanoate transaminase, whose protein sequence is MRDLHPPLSAGELLALDRQHVWHPYGPMPGRQDPLVIASASGVRLRLAEAAHGQDELVDGMSSWWSAIHGYNHPVLNEAVTDQLGRMSHVMFGGLTHEPAVRLAARLVEITPAGLEHVFLCDSGSVSVEVGVKMCLQYWRSLGRNGKTRLLTWRGGYHGDTWQPMAVCDPDGGMHELWQGHLPRQVFADAPPGGFDSAPDPAYVAHLRELLARHADELAAVIVEPVVQGAGGMRFHSPGYLRVLRDLCDEFEVLLILDEIATGFGRTGALFAADHAGITPDVMCLGKSLTGGYLTLAATLCTSRVADGISQGEVPVLAHGPTFMGNPLACAVALASIDLLLGQDWALEVKRIEAGLREGLAPAAALPGVRDVRVLGAIGVVQLDHPVDMVAATRAAVREGVWVRPFRDLIYTMPPFVTGDADVARICRAVVAAAQEG, encoded by the coding sequence ATGCGTGACCTGCACCCGCCGTTGAGCGCCGGCGAACTGCTGGCGCTCGACCGGCAGCACGTCTGGCACCCGTACGGTCCGATGCCGGGCCGGCAGGACCCGCTCGTCATCGCCTCGGCCTCGGGGGTCCGGCTGCGGCTCGCCGAAGCCGCCCACGGGCAGGACGAGCTGGTGGACGGCATGTCGTCCTGGTGGTCGGCGATCCACGGCTACAACCACCCGGTGCTCAACGAGGCGGTCACCGACCAGCTCGGGCGGATGAGCCACGTGATGTTCGGCGGGCTCACCCACGAGCCCGCCGTCCGGCTGGCCGCCCGCCTCGTCGAGATCACCCCGGCCGGCCTGGAGCACGTCTTCCTGTGCGACTCGGGATCGGTCTCGGTCGAGGTCGGCGTCAAGATGTGCCTGCAGTACTGGCGTTCGCTCGGCCGGAACGGCAAGACCCGGCTGCTGACCTGGCGCGGCGGCTACCACGGCGACACCTGGCAGCCGATGGCCGTGTGCGACCCCGACGGCGGCATGCACGAGCTGTGGCAGGGGCACCTGCCCCGGCAGGTGTTCGCCGACGCACCGCCCGGCGGCTTCGACTCCGCACCGGATCCGGCGTACGTGGCGCACCTGCGCGAGCTGCTGGCCCGGCACGCGGACGAGCTCGCGGCCGTGATCGTGGAGCCGGTGGTGCAGGGCGCGGGCGGCATGCGCTTCCACTCCCCCGGCTACCTGCGGGTCCTGCGCGACCTGTGCGACGAGTTCGAGGTGCTGCTCATCCTCGACGAGATCGCCACCGGATTCGGGCGCACGGGCGCGCTGTTCGCCGCGGACCACGCCGGCATCACCCCCGACGTGATGTGCCTCGGCAAGTCGCTGACCGGCGGGTACCTGACGCTCGCGGCCACGCTGTGCACGTCACGGGTGGCCGACGGGATCTCGCAGGGCGAGGTGCCGGTGCTCGCGCACGGGCCGACCTTCATGGGCAACCCGCTCGCCTGCGCCGTGGCGCTGGCCTCGATCGACCTGCTGCTGGGCCAGGACTGGGCGCTGGAGGTCAAGCGGATCGAGGCGGGCCTGCGCGAGGGCCTCGCGCCGGCCGCCGCGCTGCCGGGAGTCCGGGACGTCCGGGTGCTGGGGGCGATCGGCGTGGTCCAGCTCGACCACCCGGTCGACATGGTCGCGGCGACCCGCGCGGCGGTGCGGGAGGGCGTGTGGGTGCGGCCGTTCCGCGACCTCATCTACACGATGCCGCCGTTCGTGACCGGCGATGCCGATGTGGCACGTATCTGCCGCGCGGTCGTCGCGGCCGCACAGGAGGGCTGA